A genome region from Mycolicibacterium litorale includes the following:
- a CDS encoding HpcH/HpaI aldolase/citrate lyase family protein — protein MLGTTGPGWLFCPADRPERFEKAAAAADVVILDLEDGVAARHREAARQAVIDHPLDPAHTVVRVNPATTADHRLDLQALARTDYTTVMLAKTEAAEQVSALAPLDVVALIETPLGALTVAESSRVENCVAVMWGAEDLLAVLGGTSSRWPDGAYRDFAVHVRSQSLLAAKAYGRMALDSVYLDIKDLDGLRAEVDDAVAVGFDAKVAIHPSQVAVIRDGYRPTDEQADWARRVLDTSRDQRGVFQFEGIMVDAPVLRRAERIVALAPHPGS, from the coding sequence ATGCTCGGCACCACAGGGCCAGGGTGGCTGTTCTGTCCGGCCGACCGGCCGGAGCGGTTCGAGAAGGCCGCCGCCGCGGCGGATGTGGTGATCCTCGACCTCGAGGACGGGGTGGCCGCCAGGCACCGCGAGGCGGCCCGCCAGGCGGTGATCGACCATCCGCTCGACCCGGCGCACACCGTGGTGCGGGTCAACCCGGCCACCACCGCCGACCACCGACTCGACCTGCAGGCACTCGCCCGCACGGACTACACGACCGTGATGCTGGCCAAGACCGAAGCCGCCGAGCAGGTGAGCGCGCTCGCGCCGCTCGACGTCGTGGCGCTGATCGAGACGCCGCTCGGCGCGCTCACCGTCGCCGAGTCCAGTCGCGTGGAGAACTGCGTGGCGGTCATGTGGGGCGCCGAGGATCTGCTGGCGGTGCTCGGCGGGACGTCGAGCCGGTGGCCCGACGGCGCCTACCGCGACTTCGCCGTGCACGTCCGCTCCCAGTCGCTGCTGGCCGCCAAGGCCTACGGGCGCATGGCGCTGGACTCGGTGTACCTCGACATCAAGGACCTCGACGGGCTGCGGGCCGAGGTCGACGATGCGGTCGCCGTCGGGTTCGACGCCAAGGTCGCGATCCATCCGTCCCAGGTCGCGGTGATCCGCGACGGCTACCGGCCCACCGACGAACAGGCCGACTGGGCCCGCCGTGTCCTGGACACGTCGCGCGATCAGCGGGGCGTCTTCCAGTTCGAGGGCATAATGGTGGATGCCCCAGTGCTGAGGCGGGCAGAGCGCATCGTCGCGCTGGCACCACACCCCGGTAGCTAG
- the pdhA gene encoding pyruvate dehydrogenase (acetyl-transferring) E1 component subunit alpha: MAGVLVDPVQLVGADGTPSAQHPDHRDLPPPETLCWLYETMVVTRDLDTEFVHLQRQGELALYASCRGQEAAQVGATACLRKTDWLFPQYREIGAFLLRGITPGQMAAVWRGKWHGGLEFTAKCCAPISIPIGTQGLHAVGAAMAAQRLGEDSVTVVFLGDGATSEGDVHEAMNLAAVYQVPCVFFVQNNQWAISVPVERQVAGPSIAHRAAGYGMPGVRVDGNDVLACFAVMSEAAARARDGGGPTLIEAVTYRLGPHTTSDDPSRYRDPDEVDRWRALDPIPRYRAYLEGAGLLTERLEERVAARSKRLRAELRDAVVGAPDVDVAEVFDTVYRDITPDLAEQRDRLLAELAKEA, from the coding sequence ATGGCCGGCGTCCTCGTGGACCCTGTGCAGCTGGTGGGTGCCGACGGCACACCGAGCGCGCAGCACCCCGACCACCGGGACCTGCCTCCTCCGGAGACCCTCTGCTGGCTCTACGAGACGATGGTCGTCACCCGCGACCTCGACACCGAGTTCGTCCACCTGCAGCGCCAGGGCGAGCTCGCGCTGTACGCCTCGTGCCGCGGCCAGGAAGCCGCCCAGGTGGGCGCCACGGCATGTCTGCGCAAGACCGACTGGCTCTTTCCCCAGTACCGGGAGATCGGCGCGTTCCTGCTGCGCGGCATCACCCCGGGGCAGATGGCCGCGGTGTGGCGGGGCAAGTGGCACGGCGGGCTGGAGTTCACCGCGAAGTGCTGCGCGCCGATCTCCATCCCCATCGGCACCCAGGGCCTGCACGCCGTCGGCGCCGCGATGGCCGCCCAGCGCCTCGGCGAGGATTCGGTGACGGTGGTGTTCCTGGGCGACGGCGCCACCAGCGAGGGCGACGTGCACGAGGCGATGAACCTCGCCGCGGTCTACCAGGTGCCGTGCGTGTTCTTCGTGCAGAACAACCAGTGGGCGATCTCGGTGCCGGTCGAACGCCAGGTGGCCGGACCGTCGATCGCCCACCGCGCCGCCGGATACGGCATGCCGGGGGTGCGCGTCGACGGTAACGACGTACTGGCCTGTTTCGCGGTGATGTCCGAGGCGGCGGCGCGGGCACGCGACGGTGGTGGACCCACGCTGATCGAGGCGGTCACCTACCGGCTCGGACCGCACACCACCTCCGATGATCCGAGCCGATACCGCGACCCGGACGAGGTGGACCGGTGGCGGGCGCTGGACCCGATCCCGCGGTACCGCGCGTACCTGGAGGGCGCCGGTCTCTTGACCGAACGTCTGGAGGAGCGGGTGGCCGCCAGGTCGAAGCGGTTGCGGGCCGAATTGCGCGACGCCGTCGTCGGTGCGCCGGACGTCGACGTCGCCGAGGTGTTCGACACGGTCTACCGCGACATCACCCCGGATCTGGCGGAGCAGCGCGACCGGTTGCTCGCCGAGCTGGCCAAGGAGGCGTGA
- a CDS encoding alpha-ketoacid dehydrogenase subunit beta — MTQLIERPAGADGDEPLLTDVPPVAELTMVQAINRALHDAMAADNRVLVFGEDVATLGGVFRVTDGLAGTFGAQRCFDTPLAESAIIGIAIGMAIRGFVPVPEIQFDGFAAPAFDQVVSHLAKYRMRTRGDVDMPVTVRIPSFGGIGAVEHHSESTETYWLHTAGLKVVTPSSPADAYWLLRYAIDSRDPVIYLEPKRRYWAREPVDTAQPGLPIGRAAVRRDGADVTVLTYGPLVATALSAAEHAAAEAGWSLEVVDLRTLNPLDFATVAASVAKTGRAVVMHEGPRTLGFGAELAARISEELFYDLEAPVLRATGFDTPYPPARLEKLWLPGVDRLLDCVQRTLEMP, encoded by the coding sequence ATGACGCAGCTGATCGAGCGGCCCGCCGGCGCCGACGGCGACGAGCCGTTGCTCACCGATGTCCCGCCGGTCGCCGAGCTGACGATGGTGCAGGCCATCAACCGCGCACTGCACGACGCGATGGCCGCCGACAACCGGGTGCTGGTGTTCGGCGAGGACGTCGCGACGCTGGGCGGGGTGTTCCGGGTGACCGACGGGCTGGCCGGGACCTTCGGCGCGCAGCGGTGTTTCGACACCCCGCTCGCTGAGTCGGCGATCATCGGCATCGCGATCGGCATGGCGATCCGCGGCTTCGTCCCGGTGCCCGAGATCCAATTCGACGGTTTCGCCGCGCCGGCGTTCGACCAGGTGGTCAGCCATCTCGCGAAGTACCGCATGCGGACCCGCGGCGATGTGGACATGCCCGTGACCGTCCGTATCCCGTCGTTCGGCGGAATCGGTGCGGTGGAACATCATTCGGAGTCGACGGAGACCTACTGGCTGCACACCGCCGGTCTCAAGGTGGTGACACCGTCGAGCCCCGCCGATGCCTACTGGCTGCTGCGCTACGCGATCGACAGCCGCGACCCGGTGATCTACCTGGAACCCAAACGCCGGTACTGGGCCCGCGAACCGGTGGACACCGCGCAGCCGGGTCTGCCGATCGGGCGGGCGGCGGTACGGCGCGACGGTGCCGACGTCACGGTGCTCACCTACGGTCCGCTGGTGGCGACGGCGCTGTCGGCCGCCGAACACGCCGCCGCGGAGGCGGGTTGGTCGCTGGAGGTCGTGGACCTGCGCACGCTCAACCCGCTGGACTTCGCCACGGTGGCGGCCTCGGTGGCGAAGACGGGCCGCGCGGTGGTGATGCACGAGGGGCCGCGGACGCTGGGGTTCGGCGCCGAACTGGCCGCCCGGATCTCCGAGGAGTTGTTCTACGACCTCGAGGCACCGGTGCTGCGGGCTACCGGGTTCGACACCCCGTATCCGCCGGCGCGGCTGGAGAAGCTGTGGCTGCCGGGTGTGGACCGGCTGCTGGACTGTGTGCAGCGGACGCTGGAGATGCCATGA
- a CDS encoding dihydrolipoamide acetyltransferase family protein: MSVQDFLVPDLGEGLQDATITSWAVEVGDEVELNQTLCTVETNKAEVEIPSPYAGRVVERGGEDGQTLDVGSLLIRIATSESATSESTTSESATSESVTPQRKPVLVGYGADDAMDASRRMAPRRPRAKPPVRKLASELNVDLTGVRASGPDGVITREDVQRAAGTAPAGSPGPAETTAVRGVQAEMARRMALSRREIPDAHASVTVDGSALLSLRDRLRDQLRDTDPPVTPFVLTLRMITLALSRHPVLNATWIETADGPQIHRHRAIHLGFGVAAPRGLLVPVITDAQDKTTRELAGVVERLVEEARAGRVRPAELSGSTFTVSNFGALGLDEGVPVINYPEAAILGMGSLKPRAVVVDGDVVARPTMTLTCAFDHRIADGAAVAAFLGELRELVETPEVALLDL, translated from the coding sequence ATGAGCGTGCAGGATTTCCTGGTGCCCGACCTGGGCGAGGGGCTGCAGGACGCGACGATCACCTCGTGGGCGGTCGAGGTCGGCGACGAGGTCGAGCTGAACCAGACGCTGTGCACGGTCGAGACGAACAAGGCGGAGGTGGAGATCCCGAGCCCGTACGCGGGACGGGTCGTCGAGCGCGGCGGCGAGGACGGCCAGACGCTCGACGTCGGCTCACTGCTGATCCGCATCGCGACCTCGGAATCGGCGACGTCGGAATCGACGACCTCGGAATCGGCGACGTCGGAATCGGTCACGCCGCAACGCAAACCGGTGCTGGTCGGCTACGGCGCCGACGATGCGATGGATGCCAGCAGACGGATGGCGCCGCGGCGGCCGCGGGCCAAACCGCCGGTGCGCAAACTGGCGTCCGAGTTGAACGTCGACCTGACCGGGGTGCGCGCATCGGGTCCGGACGGGGTGATCACCCGCGAGGACGTACAGCGCGCGGCGGGGACGGCTCCCGCGGGCTCGCCTGGTCCCGCCGAGACGACGGCGGTGCGCGGCGTGCAGGCCGAGATGGCGCGGCGGATGGCGTTGTCGCGCCGGGAGATCCCCGATGCGCACGCGAGCGTCACCGTGGACGGCAGCGCCCTGCTTTCACTCCGGGATCGGCTGCGCGACCAGCTTCGCGACACCGATCCGCCGGTGACGCCGTTCGTGCTGACGCTGCGGATGATCACCCTGGCGCTCTCGCGTCATCCGGTGCTCAACGCGACGTGGATCGAGACGGCCGACGGTCCGCAGATCCACCGCCACAGGGCGATTCACCTCGGGTTCGGGGTGGCCGCACCGCGTGGGCTGCTGGTTCCGGTGATCACCGACGCGCAGGACAAGACGACCCGCGAACTCGCGGGCGTGGTGGAGCGGTTGGTGGAAGAGGCGCGTGCCGGACGCGTGCGGCCCGCGGAGTTGTCGGGGTCGACGTTCACGGTGTCGAACTTCGGGGCGCTCGGCTTGGACGAGGGCGTGCCGGTGATCAACTACCCGGAGGCGGCGATCCTCGGGATGGGATCGCTCAAGCCCAGGGCGGTGGTCGTCGACGGGGATGTGGTCGCCCGCCCCACGATGACGTTGACGTGCGCGTTCGACCACCGGATCGCCGACGGGGCCGCGGTGGCGGCGTTCCTCGGTGAGCTTCGCGAACTCGTCGAGACACCCGAGGTCGCGCTGCTGGACCTGTGA
- a CDS encoding enoyl-CoA hydratase produces MAESVLMQVDDHVALVTVNDPDRRNAVTFEMSAALRAAVESAEADPDVHALIVTGAGKAFCAGADLTALGEATRDGLLRIYDGFLAVANCTLPTIAAVNGAAVGAGLNLALAADVRIAGPNALFDPRFQKLGIHPGGGATWMLQRAVGPEVARAALLFGKRFDAETAVRYGLALEVADDPVAAARDLAAGPAAAPREIVLATKASMRATADPGTVDTEQHRAAVDIELGPQASSIESPEFARRLAAAKRR; encoded by the coding sequence ACGACCCCGACCGGCGCAACGCGGTGACGTTCGAGATGTCGGCCGCACTGCGCGCGGCGGTCGAATCGGCCGAAGCCGATCCGGACGTGCACGCACTGATCGTCACCGGCGCGGGCAAGGCATTCTGCGCGGGCGCGGACCTGACGGCCCTCGGTGAAGCCACCCGAGACGGACTGTTGCGCATCTACGACGGCTTTCTCGCCGTGGCGAACTGCACGCTGCCGACCATCGCGGCCGTCAATGGGGCGGCCGTCGGCGCCGGGCTCAACCTTGCGCTCGCCGCGGACGTCCGCATCGCCGGCCCGAACGCGTTGTTCGACCCGCGGTTCCAGAAGCTCGGCATCCACCCCGGTGGCGGCGCGACCTGGATGCTGCAGCGGGCCGTCGGACCCGAGGTGGCCCGCGCGGCGCTGCTGTTCGGCAAGCGCTTCGACGCCGAAACGGCCGTCCGGTACGGTCTCGCCCTCGAGGTCGCCGACGATCCCGTCGCCGCGGCCCGTGACCTCGCCGCCGGACCCGCCGCGGCCCCGCGTGAGATCGTCCTGGCCACGAAGGCCTCGATGCGCGCGACCGCCGATCCCGGCACCGTCGACACCGAACAGCACCGCGCTGCGGTCGACATCGAACTCGGACCGCAGGCGTCGTCCATCGAATCCCCCGAGTTCGCCCGTCGCCTCGCCGCGGCCAAGCGCCGCTAG